In Blastopirellula sp. J2-11, a single genomic region encodes these proteins:
- a CDS encoding glucose 1-dehydrogenase produces the protein MPSLDQFPKGNGVLVKILKVGVDATDKEINEAWYGGAPPGDKYLVLGHESFGVVQEVGPQVTRVKPGDYVTATVRRPGGSIYDQIGTYDMTSEEVYYERGINLLHGFLTEYMADEEEYIVKVPTGLKHLHVLMEPMSCAAKAIHQAYEVQRRMKVWRPEVAWVMGAGQIGLLSTLVLKLRGLQVHTIARAPGPHLKSEIVAGMEATYVSSKETSLDELVKKTGRPQIIIDATGSSRMAFDAMKYLGHNGVLVWTSITGANVQHEVPSDKLNIEWVLGNKLLLGSVNANREHFELGIRDLALGDVTYPGVLEKILTNPVDGLDNYKEMMRLLVEDNSALKVYVNVADG, from the coding sequence ATGCCCTCGCTTGACCAGTTTCCCAAGGGGAACGGGGTCTTGGTGAAGATATTGAAAGTCGGCGTGGATGCGACCGACAAAGAGATCAATGAAGCCTGGTACGGCGGAGCCCCTCCCGGCGACAAATATCTCGTGCTCGGTCACGAGTCGTTTGGCGTCGTCCAAGAGGTCGGCCCCCAGGTCACGCGGGTGAAGCCCGGCGATTATGTCACCGCCACCGTGCGCCGTCCCGGCGGATCGATCTATGACCAGATCGGTACGTACGACATGACCAGCGAAGAAGTCTATTATGAGCGGGGAATCAACCTGCTGCATGGCTTTCTGACCGAGTACATGGCTGACGAAGAAGAATATATCGTCAAAGTGCCAACCGGACTGAAGCACTTGCACGTGCTGATGGAGCCGATGAGCTGCGCCGCCAAAGCGATTCATCAAGCGTACGAAGTCCAGCGTCGCATGAAGGTCTGGCGTCCCGAAGTCGCGTGGGTGATGGGCGCCGGCCAGATCGGCCTGCTCTCGACCCTGGTTTTGAAACTGCGCGGCTTGCAGGTTCATACGATCGCTCGAGCGCCAGGTCCGCATCTGAAATCCGAAATCGTCGCAGGGATGGAAGCGACTTACGTCAGTTCCAAAGAAACTTCGCTGGATGAGCTGGTGAAGAAGACCGGTCGGCCGCAAATCATTATCGATGCGACCGGCAGCAGCCGCATGGCCTTCGACGCGATGAAATATCTGGGACACAACGGCGTGCTCGTTTGGACGTCGATTACCGGGGCCAACGTGCAACACGAAGTTCCCAGCGACAAGCTGAACATCGAATGGGTCTTAGGCAACAAACTGCTACTCGGTTCGGTCAACGCCAACCGCGAGCACTTTGAACTAGGCATCCGCGATCTAGCGCTGGGCGACGTCACCTATCCCGGCGTGCTGGAAAAGATTTTGACCAACCCGGTCGATGGTCTCGACAACTACAAAGAGATGATGCGTCTGCTGGTCGAAGACAATTCGGCGTTGAAGGTCTACGTCAACGTCGCTGATGGCTAG
- a CDS encoding M1 family metallopeptidase produces MTHRLLALGVFSLFLGVFSALAADAGEEYRVCRYCGDAHDARRMFGVDLEGDGRRYAPIRQVDVLHIKLDVTPNFSKRTVECVTTIQFVPLRQPLRELKLDAMELTIDRVRGSAEISDFASTKKELTIAFAEPIPVGEEAFVEIAHHSQPTGGFYFRTPEMGYPADDIHCWTQGESHFARQWFPCFDYPNERSTTEVICRVPPTMTVVSNGRQIGDEVDAQSGLRVVHWLHDKPHVNYLICLVAGNLEKLEKMSGDVPLGFYTQPSWKEHAENSFADTADIMDFYQKEIGVPYPWPKYDQVTIADFLAGGMENTTITTLTDGTIYADETENVKTSHGLDAHELAHQWFGDYVTCVDWSHLWLNEGFATYYTHLYEGKKSGRDAMLYGLYRDATGRILTQTSDKKPIVWNQYKNSGQQFDYRAYPKGSWVLHMLRNQLGEDLFRACVKTYLERNALSSVATPALQSTIEEVSGRSFDQFFDQWVYHARFPDLKITYRWLPHEKLAHLTLEQTHETNDAVLLYAFPATFRFDSNSGSVSRTFRADGKKQEWFVPLDEKPEVVRFDPDYALLARVTFEKPNEMLFAQLKNQEDMVGRLRAIEQLEKKKSDDVVAALTTALQTDSFYGVRKEATQALQKIHNDKAFDALLASTEQSDARVRLEVIEALGRFYRPMQVNEFVEMVRSESNPAIQAALVRSLGKYHDEAVDGLLLELLKSNTFRNELLSAAIDAINARRDSSMASVLMETIKTRRGDFTTSGLASALTTLARISEDQDDTAAQRKLLLAQLSDLRSPVRKGALQALGLLGDVEALSVLETFAASAAEKESEAAAKKAIEELRAEKPAAPRELSELRKLIDELKKQNEKLTEDVNTLKKKVEAKAK; encoded by the coding sequence ATGACGCACCGCCTACTCGCACTGGGCGTTTTCTCCCTTTTTCTTGGCGTTTTTTCTGCTCTCGCTGCCGACGCCGGCGAAGAGTATCGCGTTTGTCGCTATTGCGGCGATGCGCATGACGCTCGCAGAATGTTTGGCGTCGATCTGGAAGGAGATGGACGCCGCTACGCGCCGATTCGCCAGGTAGACGTGTTGCACATCAAGTTGGATGTGACGCCAAACTTTTCTAAGCGGACGGTCGAGTGCGTCACCACGATCCAATTTGTCCCGCTGCGCCAGCCGCTACGAGAATTGAAACTTGACGCGATGGAGCTGACGATCGATCGCGTCCGCGGATCGGCCGAAATCTCTGACTTCGCTTCCACCAAAAAAGAATTGACGATCGCCTTCGCCGAGCCGATTCCGGTGGGAGAAGAAGCGTTTGTCGAGATCGCCCATCACAGCCAACCGACCGGCGGTTTCTACTTCCGCACGCCGGAGATGGGTTACCCTGCCGACGACATCCATTGCTGGACGCAAGGCGAATCGCATTTCGCTCGCCAGTGGTTTCCCTGCTTCGACTATCCCAACGAACGTTCGACCACCGAAGTGATCTGCCGCGTTCCGCCCACGATGACCGTCGTCTCGAATGGTCGGCAGATCGGGGACGAAGTCGACGCCCAGTCAGGGCTGCGAGTCGTGCATTGGCTGCATGACAAGCCGCACGTCAACTATTTGATCTGCCTGGTCGCCGGCAACCTGGAGAAGCTCGAAAAGATGTCAGGCGACGTTCCGCTCGGCTTTTACACGCAGCCTTCGTGGAAGGAACATGCGGAGAACTCGTTCGCGGATACTGCCGACATCATGGATTTCTATCAGAAAGAAATCGGCGTCCCCTATCCGTGGCCCAAGTACGACCAGGTCACCATCGCCGACTTTCTGGCAGGCGGGATGGAAAACACAACCATCACCACGCTTACCGACGGCACTATCTACGCCGACGAGACCGAAAACGTGAAAACGTCGCATGGTCTCGACGCGCACGAATTGGCGCATCAATGGTTCGGCGACTACGTCACTTGCGTTGATTGGAGCCATCTCTGGCTGAACGAAGGGTTCGCAACGTACTACACGCATTTGTACGAGGGGAAGAAGTCGGGACGCGACGCGATGCTGTACGGTCTCTATCGCGATGCAACCGGACGAATCCTTACGCAAACCAGCGACAAGAAACCAATCGTCTGGAACCAATACAAAAACTCTGGCCAGCAGTTTGACTATCGCGCCTACCCGAAGGGGAGCTGGGTCCTGCATATGCTTCGCAATCAGCTGGGCGAAGATCTCTTTCGCGCGTGCGTCAAGACTTATCTCGAGAGAAACGCGCTGTCGAGCGTCGCGACGCCGGCGTTGCAATCAACGATCGAAGAAGTGAGCGGTCGCAGTTTTGATCAGTTCTTCGACCAATGGGTTTATCATGCTCGCTTTCCCGATCTCAAAATCACCTATCGCTGGCTCCCCCACGAAAAGCTGGCCCATCTGACGCTTGAGCAAACCCACGAAACCAACGATGCGGTTCTGCTGTATGCGTTCCCCGCGACCTTCCGCTTTGACTCCAACAGCGGATCAGTGTCGCGTACGTTCCGTGCGGACGGCAAAAAGCAAGAGTGGTTCGTGCCGCTCGACGAAAAGCCGGAAGTCGTTCGCTTCGATCCCGACTACGCTCTGTTGGCACGCGTGACGTTCGAGAAGCCGAACGAAATGCTGTTCGCCCAACTGAAGAATCAGGAGGATATGGTCGGCCGCCTGCGGGCGATCGAACAGCTCGAGAAGAAAAAGTCGGACGACGTGGTCGCAGCTTTGACAACGGCTCTACAAACCGACTCTTTCTACGGCGTTCGCAAAGAAGCGACTCAAGCACTGCAAAAAATTCATAACGACAAAGCGTTTGACGCTTTGCTCGCATCGACCGAGCAAAGCGATGCGCGAGTTCGCCTGGAAGTGATCGAAGCGCTCGGCCGCTTCTATCGTCCGATGCAGGTCAATGAGTTTGTCGAAATGGTCCGCAGCGAATCGAACCCGGCGATTCAAGCCGCGCTGGTCCGCTCGCTGGGAAAATACCATGACGAAGCGGTCGATGGATTGCTGCTCGAGTTGTTAAAGTCCAACACCTTCCGTAACGAACTACTGAGCGCCGCCATCGATGCGATCAACGCTCGACGCGATTCAAGTATGGCGAGCGTGTTGATGGAGACGATTAAAACGCGCCGCGGTGATTTCACCACGTCAGGCTTGGCCTCGGCGTTAACCACGTTGGCCCGGATCAGCGAAGATCAAGACGATACCGCCGCGCAGCGCAAACTGCTGTTAGCCCAACTCAGCGACCTTCGCAGCCCGGTCCGCAAAGGAGCGCTGCAAGCGCTCGGTCTGCTGGGAGACGTCGAAGCGCTGAGCGTTCTTGAAACCTTCGCCGCTAGCGCCGCAGAAAAAGAATCGGAAGCGGCGGCGAAAAAGGCGATCGAAGAACTACGCGCCGAAAAACCAGCTGCTCCGCGTGAACTGAGCGAACTTCGCAAACTGATCGATGAGCTGAAAAAGCAAAACGAAAAGTTGACCGAGGATGTGAACACGCTCAAAAAGAAGGTCGAAGCCAAAGCGAAGTAA
- a CDS encoding FdhF/YdeP family oxidoreductase has product MRKLTSGGGWQAIKYTFTKGRQAGGIWKLWKAMRSKNACKTCALGMGGQSGGMVNEAGSFPEVCKKSLQAMVADMQGAIKPEFWRTYSVAQLSKFTPYQMEHSGRLVQPMLYERGAGNYRPIEWEEAFRRIADKLKSLPADDTFWYFSGRSSNEAGFLLQLFARIYGTNNVNNCSYYCHQASGVGLASTIGSGTATLVLEDVEHADLVFLIGGNPASNHPRLMSSLKHIRRRGGEVIVINPVIETGLVNFRVPSDPISLLFGTKIATQYIQPHIGGDLALLKGIAKQIDELGAADVKFLAEHCDDSEAWLAHLRELSWDEIVTKSGVNREQINDIAARYAKAKNVVFSWTMGITHHAHGVDNVQAIAALAAMRGMIGRPHAGLMPIRGHSNVQGIGSVGVTPQLKKAIFERLESNFNLQLPTTVGLDTLACMEAAHRRELKLGFCLGGNLYGSNPEQKFAGEALEQLEMMVFLSTTLNTGHANGLAKETLILPVLARDEEPQPTTQESMFNYVRLSDGGPRRLQGPLSEVEVIARIASDTLGDAGAMDWKSMQDTGKIRDAISQVVPGFEKIETIDKTKQEFQIAGRTFHTPIFPTPTGKVQLFTHEIPPLKGAENQLRLMTVRSEGQFNTVVYEEEDIYRGIDRRDVILIHPDDCRRLGLGQDQQVEIISDVGVIRGFLVREYEDIRPGNALMYYPEANVLVARRADPKSKTPAFKGVVIDVRPLGSGALAPSVP; this is encoded by the coding sequence ATGCGCAAACTCACCAGCGGCGGCGGTTGGCAAGCGATCAAATACACGTTCACCAAAGGACGCCAGGCCGGCGGCATCTGGAAACTGTGGAAAGCGATGCGCAGCAAGAATGCCTGCAAGACTTGCGCCCTGGGCATGGGAGGGCAAAGCGGGGGCATGGTCAACGAAGCCGGCAGCTTTCCCGAAGTCTGCAAAAAGTCGTTGCAAGCGATGGTCGCCGACATGCAAGGCGCGATCAAGCCGGAGTTCTGGCGAACCTACAGCGTCGCGCAGCTCTCGAAGTTCACGCCGTATCAAATGGAGCATAGCGGCCGCTTGGTTCAACCGATGCTCTACGAGCGCGGCGCCGGCAACTATCGACCGATCGAGTGGGAAGAAGCTTTTCGCCGCATTGCCGACAAGCTAAAGAGTCTGCCGGCCGATGACACCTTCTGGTACTTCAGCGGACGCAGCTCGAATGAGGCCGGCTTTCTGCTGCAGCTGTTCGCGCGCATCTACGGCACCAACAACGTCAACAACTGCAGCTACTACTGTCACCAAGCGAGCGGCGTCGGCCTCGCTTCGACCATCGGCAGCGGGACGGCGACGCTGGTGCTGGAAGATGTGGAGCATGCCGATCTGGTCTTTTTGATCGGCGGCAATCCGGCCAGCAATCACCCCCGACTGATGTCATCGCTCAAGCATATTCGTCGTCGCGGCGGCGAGGTGATCGTCATCAATCCGGTGATCGAGACCGGCCTGGTTAATTTCCGTGTTCCGAGCGATCCGATCAGTCTGCTGTTTGGCACCAAGATCGCCACGCAGTATATTCAGCCCCATATCGGCGGCGACTTGGCCCTGTTGAAAGGGATCGCTAAGCAAATCGACGAACTGGGCGCCGCCGACGTCAAATTTCTGGCCGAACATTGCGATGACAGCGAAGCTTGGCTCGCCCATTTGCGTGAGCTTTCGTGGGACGAAATCGTCACCAAATCCGGCGTCAATCGCGAGCAGATCAACGACATCGCCGCGCGGTACGCCAAGGCCAAGAACGTCGTCTTCAGTTGGACGATGGGCATCACGCATCATGCGCACGGCGTCGACAACGTCCAAGCGATCGCCGCTCTGGCCGCGATGCGGGGGATGATCGGTCGACCGCACGCAGGGCTAATGCCGATTCGCGGGCACTCCAACGTGCAAGGGATCGGCTCGGTCGGCGTAACGCCGCAATTGAAAAAGGCGATCTTTGAACGTCTGGAGTCTAATTTCAATTTGCAACTGCCGACAACCGTCGGGCTCGATACGCTCGCCTGCATGGAAGCGGCGCATCGACGTGAGTTGAAGCTCGGCTTCTGTCTCGGAGGCAATCTGTACGGCTCTAACCCAGAGCAAAAGTTCGCCGGCGAGGCGCTTGAGCAACTGGAGATGATGGTCTTTCTCAGCACGACGCTCAACACGGGTCATGCCAACGGCCTGGCGAAAGAAACCCTCATTTTGCCGGTCCTGGCGCGCGACGAAGAGCCGCAGCCGACCACCCAAGAGTCAATGTTCAACTATGTCCGACTCTCCGACGGCGGACCGCGACGCTTGCAAGGTCCGCTGAGCGAGGTCGAAGTGATTGCTCGCATCGCCAGCGATACGCTGGGGGACGCCGGCGCGATGGATTGGAAATCAATGCAAGATACCGGCAAGATTCGGGACGCGATCTCCCAGGTCGTGCCGGGCTTCGAGAAGATCGAGACAATCGACAAAACGAAACAAGAGTTTCAAATCGCCGGGCGAACGTTTCACACGCCGATCTTCCCCACGCCGACCGGCAAAGTGCAACTGTTCACGCACGAGATTCCACCGCTCAAAGGTGCTGAAAACCAACTGCGGCTGATGACCGTACGGAGTGAAGGTCAGTTCAATACCGTCGTCTACGAAGAAGAAGACATCTACCGCGGCATCGATCGCCGCGACGTGATCTTGATTCACCCAGACGATTGTCGCCGGTTAGGATTGGGCCAGGATCAGCAGGTTGAGATCATCTCTGACGTCGGCGTGATCCGCGGATTCCTGGTCCGCGAGTACGAAGATATCCGCCCCGGCAATGCGTTGATGTACTACCCCGAAGCGAACGTCTTGGTCGCGCGTCGCGCCGACCCCAAGTCAAAGACGCCGGCGTTCAAAGGAGTCGTGATTGACGTCCGCCCGCTTGGATCGGGCGCCCTCGCTCCTTCGGTTCCTTAG
- a CDS encoding carbohydrate kinase family protein — protein MTESRPVIGLGEILWDCFPDERRPGGAPANFAFHARQLGLNGVVLSRVGADELGDEFIQYLSRHGLSDQYVQRDAKHATGQVRVEFVDGDPQYTFVDDVAWDYLEFTPESAVLCAKASVLCFGTLAQRCRESQAMISDCLRAAPSDAWKIYDINLRPPWFNKSLIESSLQLANALKLNEDEVVYLAENFGLPTDLAPFADEVQRFFGLKAVCITLGSDGCLVARGDEQSRQPGIPIQIADTVGAGDSFTAAIAHGLVHAKSVAEMARFANHVAALVASSAGAMPDLRAEIAKIPQDLA, from the coding sequence ATGACAGAATCTCGACCAGTAATCGGCCTAGGCGAAATTTTATGGGACTGCTTTCCGGATGAGCGGCGTCCTGGGGGGGCTCCGGCTAATTTTGCCTTTCATGCGCGGCAACTGGGTTTGAACGGCGTCGTCCTCTCGCGCGTGGGCGCGGATGAGTTAGGGGATGAATTTATCCAGTATCTTTCGCGGCATGGCCTGAGCGATCAGTACGTTCAGCGCGATGCAAAGCATGCGACAGGGCAAGTACGCGTTGAATTTGTGGATGGCGATCCGCAATATACGTTTGTCGACGATGTTGCGTGGGACTATTTGGAGTTTACGCCGGAGTCCGCAGTGCTGTGTGCGAAAGCGTCGGTCCTCTGTTTCGGCACGTTGGCCCAGCGCTGTCGCGAAAGCCAGGCAATGATCTCGGATTGCTTGCGAGCCGCGCCGAGTGACGCTTGGAAGATCTATGACATCAATCTGCGGCCTCCCTGGTTTAACAAGTCGCTGATCGAGTCTTCGCTGCAATTGGCCAACGCGCTGAAACTGAATGAAGACGAAGTCGTCTATTTGGCCGAAAATTTTGGTCTCCCTACCGACCTTGCCCCTTTTGCGGACGAAGTTCAGCGATTCTTCGGGCTAAAGGCGGTCTGCATCACGCTAGGAAGCGACGGTTGCTTGGTCGCGCGCGGCGACGAGCAGAGCCGTCAGCCGGGGATCCCGATCCAAATTGCCGATACCGTCGGCGCTGGGGATTCGTTTACGGCGGCGATCGCGCACGGACTGGTCCACGCAAAATCGGTCGCTGAGATGGCCCGCTTCGCCAATCACGTCGCGGCGCTGGTTGCTTCGAGTGCTGGCGCGATGCCTGATTTAAGGGCCGAAATCGCTAAAATCCCGCAAGATTTGGCGTAG
- a CDS encoding c-type cytochrome encodes MRRSFFALLLFPLFASITMAAEAKSGNTATPIDRITAPPGFQVELLYSVPADTQGSWVNLCTDDQGRLLVSDQFGGLYRITPPPVGKTLTADDVQKVPAEIRAVNGMVWAFDALYVGVNDYERKIPSGLYRITDSNGDDQLDKVELLHEVKSNSDHGVHAVLPTPDGKALYLVTGNNTTPPPLEASSPVRQVWGEDHLLPSMPDGRGHNRGVLAPGGIIYRVSPDGKQFEAYANGFRNVFDAAVNRDGELFTYDADMEYDFNTPWYRPTRICHVTSGAEFGWRNGAGKRMPFYADNLPGILDIGPGSPTGVTFGYGAKFPAKYQDALYALDWSWGKLYAVHLEPSGSSYTATKEEFVTGAPLPITDAIINQHDGAMYFTIGGRRVQSGLYRVTYVGDESTKPVPGNTTENEARDIRHMLEAFHGKQDPAAIDAAWPYLADEDRFIRFAARTAVEHQPLESWEAKALAESDPAKQVTALLALARVSGVCPQHRTDATPAVDTAMRDKLLDAVTAINAQQLDLTQQLILVRTTQIILNRFGRPDQETTDKLIAQFDPLFPANSAELNWLLCETLAWLQSPTVAEKAMALIQSAPTQEEQMQYARSIRLLTAGWTPELRTQYFEWFLKAANYKGGASFDKFIEFIRNDAVASLSESEQQSMKELLARKPVKKSALENLGEIFAGRETKEWTLDELSAAARTGLKQRNFANGRKMFAAAGCYACHRFGDQGGMTGPDLTSAGRRYSPHDLLDQVVNPSKVINDQFSAINVLTIDGKVHSGVVVNLNGDSMTLNTDLTDPNKRVNINRNDIEEMAVSKVSAMPVGLFKSMTQEEILDLIAYLISGGDSQHDYFQK; translated from the coding sequence ATGCGCCGCTCTTTCTTCGCTTTGCTGCTGTTCCCCTTGTTTGCGTCGATCACCATGGCCGCAGAAGCCAAGAGCGGCAATACGGCGACGCCGATTGATCGCATCACGGCGCCCCCTGGGTTTCAGGTCGAGCTGCTCTATTCGGTCCCTGCCGATACCCAGGGCTCGTGGGTCAATCTTTGCACCGACGATCAGGGGCGACTCCTGGTGAGCGATCAATTTGGCGGACTCTATCGGATCACGCCGCCACCGGTCGGAAAAACGCTCACCGCCGACGATGTGCAAAAAGTGCCGGCCGAGATTCGCGCCGTGAACGGCATGGTCTGGGCATTCGACGCGCTGTATGTCGGCGTCAACGACTACGAGCGCAAGATCCCGTCCGGCTTGTACCGAATCACCGACAGCAACGGCGACGATCAGTTGGACAAGGTCGAGTTGCTTCACGAAGTAAAATCAAACAGCGACCACGGCGTCCATGCGGTTCTGCCCACTCCTGACGGCAAAGCGTTGTACCTGGTCACCGGCAACAACACGACTCCTCCGCCGTTGGAAGCGTCGTCACCGGTACGCCAGGTTTGGGGCGAAGACCACTTGTTGCCCAGCATGCCGGACGGTCGCGGTCACAACCGCGGCGTCTTGGCGCCTGGCGGAATCATTTATCGCGTCTCGCCGGACGGCAAACAATTTGAAGCGTACGCCAACGGCTTTCGGAACGTCTTCGACGCCGCCGTCAATCGCGACGGCGAACTGTTCACCTACGACGCCGACATGGAGTATGACTTCAATACGCCCTGGTATCGTCCGACCCGCATTTGTCACGTCACCAGCGGCGCCGAGTTTGGTTGGCGCAACGGCGCCGGCAAACGGATGCCGTTCTACGCCGACAATTTGCCCGGTATCCTCGACATCGGCCCCGGCTCGCCAACCGGCGTGACGTTTGGCTATGGCGCCAAATTTCCGGCCAAGTATCAAGACGCGTTATACGCGCTCGACTGGAGTTGGGGCAAACTCTATGCAGTTCATCTAGAACCCAGCGGTTCGTCCTACACGGCGACCAAAGAAGAATTTGTCACCGGCGCGCCGCTGCCGATTACCGACGCGATCATTAACCAGCACGACGGCGCGATGTATTTCACCATCGGTGGTCGACGCGTGCAGTCAGGTCTTTACCGCGTAACCTATGTGGGAGACGAATCGACCAAGCCCGTTCCCGGCAACACGACCGAAAATGAAGCCCGCGACATACGCCATATGTTGGAGGCGTTTCACGGCAAACAAGATCCGGCCGCGATCGACGCAGCGTGGCCTTACCTGGCCGACGAAGATCGCTTCATTCGGTTCGCCGCACGCACGGCCGTCGAACATCAGCCGCTCGAATCGTGGGAAGCCAAAGCCCTGGCAGAGTCGGATCCCGCGAAACAAGTCACCGCACTGCTGGCGCTGGCGCGAGTGAGCGGCGTCTGCCCGCAACATCGCACCGATGCGACGCCGGCTGTCGATACCGCGATGCGTGACAAGTTGCTGGACGCCGTTACGGCGATCAACGCGCAGCAGCTCGATTTGACGCAGCAACTCATTTTGGTCCGCACCACGCAGATCATTCTAAATCGCTTTGGTCGCCCTGATCAGGAGACCACCGACAAGCTGATCGCCCAGTTCGATCCGCTGTTTCCGGCTAACTCCGCCGAGTTGAATTGGCTGTTGTGCGAAACGCTCGCTTGGCTGCAGTCGCCGACGGTCGCCGAGAAAGCGATGGCGCTGATCCAATCGGCGCCTACTCAGGAAGAGCAAATGCAGTACGCTCGGTCGATTCGGCTGCTGACCGCCGGTTGGACGCCTGAACTGCGTACGCAATATTTCGAATGGTTCCTGAAAGCGGCCAATTACAAAGGGGGCGCCAGTTTCGATAAGTTCATCGAATTCATTCGCAACGACGCGGTTGCATCGCTCAGCGAATCAGAACAGCAATCGATGAAAGAATTGCTGGCGAGGAAGCCGGTCAAGAAGTCGGCCTTGGAAAACCTGGGCGAGATCTTCGCCGGACGAGAGACCAAAGAATGGACGCTGGACGAACTCTCCGCCGCCGCTCGCACCGGTCTAAAGCAGAGAAACTTCGCGAACGGTCGCAAGATGTTTGCAGCTGCCGGCTGTTACGCGTGTCACCGTTTTGGCGACCAAGGTGGCATGACCGGGCCCGATTTGACCTCGGCCGGACGTCGATATTCACCGCATGACTTGCTGGATCAGGTCGTCAATCCCAGCAAAGTGATCAACGATCAATTTTCGGCGATCAACGTGCTGACCATCGACGGCAAGGTCCACAGCGGCGTCGTCGTCAATCTCAACGGCGACTCGATGACGCTCAACACGGATCTGACCGACCCCAACAAACGGGTCAACATCAATCGCAACGATATTGAAGAGATGGCAGTCTCCAAGGTCTCCGCGATGCCGGTCGGCTTGTTCAAGTCGATGACCCAAGAAGAAATCCTCGACCTGATCGCCTACCTGATCAGCGGCGGCGATTCGCAGCACGACTATTTCCAGAAGTAA
- a CDS encoding transposase, whose protein sequence is MNDSIRLGSLFDPQSELSIREHVRPHWSQAGAIVFITFRTADSIPQEVLRRWEREKQGWLQRHGCSPDRYWSEVLPTLDPALQFEFKKTFQRSREKFLDRCQGECVLRKPELAQIIAQTLLHFDGQRYRMGDFIVMPNHVHLLAVFASQDALTAQCDSWLHYSARQINLALGRKGKFWQQEPFDHLVRSTEQYDYLRTYIRDNGTHAGLPKSDYYYHRYLRQE, encoded by the coding sequence ATGAACGACTCAATTCGGTTGGGCTCTCTGTTTGATCCCCAATCAGAATTATCGATTCGTGAGCATGTTCGACCTCATTGGTCTCAGGCTGGCGCGATCGTGTTCATTACGTTTCGAACGGCTGATTCCATTCCCCAAGAAGTTCTCCGTCGCTGGGAGCGGGAGAAACAAGGTTGGCTGCAACGCCATGGTTGTTCGCCAGATCGTTATTGGTCCGAGGTGCTGCCGACTCTCGACCCGGCGCTGCAATTTGAATTCAAAAAAACGTTCCAGCGCAGTCGCGAAAAATTTCTGGATCGTTGCCAGGGAGAGTGCGTGCTGCGAAAACCGGAACTCGCGCAGATTATCGCCCAAACCCTGCTTCACTTTGATGGCCAGCGATATCGGATGGGGGATTTCATCGTGATGCCCAATCACGTTCACTTGCTCGCCGTATTCGCGTCCCAGGACGCGCTGACCGCACAATGTGATTCATGGCTCCATTATTCCGCAAGGCAAATCAATCTAGCCCTAGGACGCAAAGGAAAGTTCTGGCAACAAGAGCCGTTTGATCATTTGGTGCGGAGTACTGAGCAGTATGACTATTTAAGGACATACATTCGCGATAATGGAACTCACGCTGGCCTGCCAAAATCGGATTATTACTATCACAGATACCTTAGACAAGAATAG